The Candidatus Atribacteria bacterium genomic sequence TTTTTAAGTTCTATTCTTTCTGGAGTATTTTTCTTATTTTTATATTGATCATAATTTCTATTTTTACACTCATTACAAGCAAAAACAATTCTTTGTCTCATTAAAAAT encodes the following:
- the rpmG gene encoding 50S ribosomal protein L33 yields the protein MRQRIVFACNECKNRNYDQYKNKKNTPERIELKKYCKFCKTHTLHKEIK